A segment of the Stigmatopora nigra isolate UIUO_SnigA chromosome 15, RoL_Snig_1.1, whole genome shotgun sequence genome:
ATCAAACTTAAGTTTGAATTCAAGTTTAAAGACGATGGTTTGCATTTGATTTTATAGGAGAGTGCATCAACCTCCATTCAAGCAGCAGACAGTACAGCTATTAATGGCAGCATCACACCCACAGATAAAAGGTATTAACACACCCCAAAGATGTGTCAGACTTTCAACCTAATGACATCCAAATTTAGGTTGCAGCCATATTAATCCATGCTTGTTTATGACACAAAGTCCACATACCGATGAATAGGGACTGGTTAGTGCTTAGTGGTCAAGATGGTAACAATGAATTGTTTGATTCATATCATAATTTAACAGATTTTGAGCCCGTGCTTTGAccaattgcttaaaaaaatacaagctcATTCTTTCTCTGTCCTGCATGCTTTCATTAAATTTGACAGCTGTTTGATTCAGTTACTATGGAATATTTTgcattgttaataaaactagaaaATAGTTACCTCTGGTTTCCAGTGGagatttttgtcaaatttaaattccaaagaaagaaatgacatgaggaaaataatttcacaAATTGCCgtgtataaaaaaacatatatcaaCACAGAGCTCtgaatgcataaaaaaatctaccaaaaatgGGCAGtacaaaaaagccaaaaattgTGAGTACATTCCACAttatgcagttttttaaattatatattttccgGACAACACCGatttaaattagtttgataCAATATAGTCACCGTAGAGCTTGGataataacaaaaatgtattgtatCTTCAAAATATCATAAAACACAAATGAATGTGTAACCTGCTGCCAATAAAAGTGGCTACACCACTTCACCTAAATCTTTTAGTGGGTAGGCTCAGTGTTGTTCTGCATCTGATAAATACTCATTTCTGCTGTGTTATAGACCTTTCACTTTCATGTGTGTGCCTCTCTAAATCCCTCCTAAATGATCAGTTGTTTCTCACCATCTTCATCAACCGaacgttggtctggaactagcttTCACGTCGCATTAGCGCCCTCATTCTTtttggtgtttgtgttttgtaattacattttgtatttattacttGTCCAACATATTAgttcttttgacaaaaaatatctgACAATAATTACTGTTATCGTTTTATCGCCTAGGCATACTTTTACGTCATGCGATTAGGTCCGTCATGTGGTAAACATTTTTGCGagtggaattttttttcagattgatTATTATAATTGAGAATACCTACAAACTGCTAGCGGTTTTATTGAGACTTTAGACACAATTTGGCTCATGTACAGCAAAAATCTCCTTCACATAGATTTGAATACGTTGTCAAGTTTGTGTTGTGGAATTTTGGTCGACTACTTTTTAATGACTGTGCAAAGATTTTGAAGATAGTCAGGAACACGCTGCCGTCCGTATACAGTGATCCAGATCACGCCAAACACTTCAATGGGTGACATGTCTGATGAATGTGCTTGGCATGCTAGAACAGGGATATTTTCAGCTTCCAATTATTATGTGCAGTTCCTCGCAACATGAGCCTGTGCATTAGTCATATATTTAGGAATTGGGAACAGAAACAATAGTTGCatctatatttttgttttgtatgaaTACATGTGTCCTAGGTATTTAATGTattgactaaaaaaatgaaaatatacctGCAAATGAGACTGCGCCCTATCAAACGgtgttttataggtgtgaaaatagtCATTCTGTTGTCTACTTTAATCCGTTGCTACTCTGTGTAGAACTTTTTCTCTTGCATAATAATAAGTTTATACGTAGCATTGctaggctgccattgactatGACGCCAACATACACAGGCAGCTTTGGGGAGCACAGACAACTTTTTATGTTTCAacagattttcttttcttttacttcCAGAATAGGCTTCCTTGGTCTCGGGCTAATGGGCAGCGGTATTGTTTCCAATTTGCTGAAAATGGGTCATGTTGTCACAGTCTGGAACCGCACAGCAGAAAaggtactaccgtattttcatggcTATACGGTGCACTGACCGAAAGAGTGCTGTTTCAGTttcaatttcagtttttttgctcaTCGAAAAAGCACTTCAGCTCAATGGACAGACAACAATGGTTGTGCTAGCATGACACGTACGTTAGCATAGTATTTACCTTCACTAAATTAAGCACCTCAAATGCCACCTCCGCAAAGTTTTGAATAAAAAactcaattaatttttttcactaCAGTCGATGTATTTCTATAAtctttaaaactaaatatttgtgAATTGCTTTAATCAAATTGATAagttgtaaaatattttgtcgtttctaaaatattaacaaagaatgtttttttccagtgtgaCCTGTTCATTCAAGAAGGGGCCAGGCTGGGCCGAACTCCTGCTGAAGTGGTTTCAATGTGCGATATTACATTTTCCTGTGTCTCAGATCCAAAAGCTGCCAAAGATGTGAGTTTGCTTCCCAGGATTGGtaacaaatgtctttttttctgatatGATTGTCTCTTTGTGTTTGGATCCAGTTGGTTATGGGTCCCAGTGGAGTGCTGCAAGGAATTAGGCCAGGCAAGTGCTATGTAGAGATGAGTACCGTTGACCCACAGACCATTACAGAACTCTCACAGGTGTGTTAACTCTTCGTAGAGATCTTTAACCAGATACTGACCCAAAATTCAGGTCTGGTCAGGCCTAAAATGTCATCACTAATGGGTTCGGGTCGGGTCAGGCTTttctcaatgaaaaaaaattatactaaaacaatgtgtgcGCTCttgctgctttttaaaaaagaaaaaatgtttataaaaatgtatactaaactgaggaatacttgttataaaatgaataatttgggACAAAACAGAAGCGCCCTAATGTAATTGCAATTGCAATTGGAGGTGGAGCCGCAGAACCAGAGCATGCTCTGCACACTCTTTCCCCCGGCGCAATAATATTGAATATGGACAAACAAGAAGTTAGGGATAAACTCAAGACATTAGAACTGAAAATATTCATCATCTTGAAAAAGTTAAAATTAATTGTTGAATATGCTAGAGAAACTTAGTTGGCTTCGATGAATGTTGTCAATGTGACGCTTTGTTCTCATATGAGAACAAAAAAGACTAGCATCTCAATGCTGAGCAGGcatttaaaatgttgaaatcgtcaaacattattatttaaaaaaaaaagtaatgtttaTACAGTGTTATAGAACTTagatttcattaaaaagacaggctttaatttgttatCATAAATTCTCCCCGCTCAGTGTCCCTGAGTCGTTACAaataaaataggatttttttgccTGAGCTTACCTTTCACCTTTGGTGACAATATCAGTAATATTGCTTTACAACCTCAGGACCAAACATGTTAAGTTTATTATAACATTGCACATTACTCAACAAGCTAGCCCAAAGCGTCAAAATGAAAGCGTGAAAATATGTTGAGTTTAGCAGATTTCACATCCCTTGTCCTAAGGCAGGTAATGCAAACATTTTATAGAATATACAGCGGTTACTCTACTactgaaattaattggttttgtAACtaacttttgtaagtagaagcatattttacattgaattaataGAATTTGTTCCATGATATTTACTGCACCATAAACCAGTGGTGGGCAAACTAATCCACGAAGGGCAAGAAGGAAAGTAACTCCTACCACgacaaattaataaatatatatacatacagaagtgaatttatgttttggggggatttttttaatgtttagtaACTTGGgttcttttcatattttcagaacaaagggatttttttgttactgAATATTTGATATGTAGAAACATTCAAAGGTATAGgtactatatataaataaaacacagtTAAACCTAAGTAaccttttcatattttaatattgtagCATTCAATTTTTTGTATGGATTTTATTATCAGGTGATCACCTCCCGGGGTGGACGTTTTCTGGAATCTCCAGTGGCAGGAAGCCAACAGCTTTCTAATGATGGAATGTTGGTCATCTTGGCAGCTGGGGACCGAACAGTTTATGAGGACTGCAGCAGCTGCTTTCAGGCCATGGGAAAGACTTCCTTCTTCTTGGGTATATAAGGTGGAACCCTCTGGTTCCCTTTGCCTGAATTTTACTGTTTAAGATATTTCCTCTATCATTAGATAAATGCGGTGCACAAACGAGTTACAgctgtacctctacttacgaaattaattggttccagaacttgttttataacttgaaaatgtcgtaagtagagcagtactttatatgtcaaTTCTTTCATTTGTTCCATGGTCCTTACATaaataccaactaaacccttaaaattttaaaatgggCCAACGTTTCCCAATTttttatgaaagatgtgaggaaatatCCATTTTATTCATCCACCCTAACAAAAGGATAACCACACAAACATTAACACACCTCATAAACACAACATTAGGAATTCAACCAACATTAACAACAATCAACAATAAACATTAACGTTATGATTTctttggaatttaatttttcacccattttattcATCGCTATCGCTAAACAGCTATTCCagcattgtttggattttgagtcaCCGTTGAAAATGCCTCTTAAGCGTCCCGTTTCATCTAAGGCAGGGGTCTCACTCAATTTACCTcggggccgcaagaggcagagtctgggtgagactgggccgcatcaggatttccacaagaaaagcgctgataaaacattccaacgttatcaaatatctttttttttaacaaaaaataatggattaaataaattaacttaaagactaataaaaataaatcaataagtaataaaaaaaataaaaaaaataatgagaatacagtagatatacagtggctggctaagtagagaaaactaattatttttattccatttcaaatatctgtattaacagctctttaaattttaactttctgaacttgaatggaaaattgaacatgaaatattctggacacagcttctcttgtctactttttgctgctagagacctggcagcgcttcttctcacatagctgagtcacatttggcttgaggaaggaagcagtggagaccctaaatagagcttgaagatgctcatcagtaagtctggacctttacttggacttattgaagttcaaggtggagaagagtttctcacacaagtatgtgctcccaaaaaggcacatggtccgcttgaacattcgggaaagttcagggaaactgggggtcaactctctcaaaaattgcccaagcttgtctgcttctccactcacctccctgaacttggctttgagtgcagagttgcactgcaggtcaatgagctccatttgaagctcaggaggggcatcttgcacatcaaaggagaaggggtctgcaaaaatttgaaatgtagctttgtgtgtcttgaagtctgcaaatctgtgatcaaattcctcctgcagcttcaaaatggcctccacatatttctcaccactgaatggtgtgcctgcatccacaagagtcATGCAttctgggaaatggaaaaggtttgtctgagagagctgggctttccataacaaaagtttagtgcagaatgctctcacattgtcataggcagcactgacaagtaagttgcccctggccttgtaacttcttgttcagtacattaagctcgtgtgatatcaacaagaaaagctaagtccatgagccatttgggatcacttagcacaggaacagcaaccccgtctatctccaagAAGTCTTTTGCttctctcaactcaaaaaatctcttcaacaaatttcccctgctgagccaacgtacctcagtgaagtagagcacatccccatattcaacaaagaaatattgcactccccacttttcttgaaactgtctgtgctcatcactaacctttctcttcacggcaggctttgaaacagaattttctggggctgtaatatgtgtttacactaggaatgagtctcggattgaagaGACCTCTGGGTACGAATATGATTAGAACCAGAACCGAGACCTTTTATGATAGCTTAACTCCTGACGCAGACAATGAAGATTAACCTCAGCATTGTACTAGTGCAAACAAGGACTGGTTTGAAAAGTTAAAGTTCAAGAAAAGGGGAGGCCTCCTCAGCAGACCAAGAGGCAGTGAAATGGTACGTCGAAGAAGAGTTCCCTCACATAATTCCTCACATAATTGAAGATTAGAAGTCATCTTCCATAGATTTTAACTTGGATGATGAGACTGGCCTTGTATGGAAGAGGATCCATTCCCGGACTTTCTTGTTCAATAATGAACTGCACGTGCTAGGGTTGTGAACAAATGTAAACTAAATACAAGATGGTGTTGTTGCAAAAGAGATGCCAATACTCTCCCATTGATCGACATCAAATAACAGAGTCCTGTTGCTTCTGTTTGAATTTTACGAAACAATCCTTTGTTTTTACTTGTTGCATAGGTGGAAAACATTTGCATCCACTCTTCCATGTACTAGCCcatcaacaataataaaaaaaattatcatatattttatttattttaataattattttctctTGTTTTGTGTTTGCCCGTATTTCATGCAAATTTGGTacaattgttattattttaaaggtTTTAGTTGGTAGTATTGAAACTGATTACGACTTTTACATCTAAAATGCATCTCTActgaagaaaaatgacattcCGAAACCACTTTTGGGACCAATTTCATAAGTCTAGCTACCACTGTAGTTCACTCTATCTGCAATTCTCACATGTTCCTCTCCTTAGAAGCCCAAAACATAAGATGTTTATTTTAAAGGTGAAGCGGGGAACGCAGCGAAAATGATGCTCATCCTCAACATGGTGCAAGGCAGCTTCATGGCCACCATTGCAGAAGGACTCACTCTGGCCCAGGCTACTGGCCAATCACAGCAAACCTTCCTTGACATCCTATGCCAGGGCCAGATGGCAAGCACCTTTGTGGATCAGAAATGCCAAAGTAAGCGAAGTACAGGTTGCTGAATACATATAGCTCATTTTCCATCAGTAGACCACCAAGGTACTACTGACACGACAATAAGATACGATGAATTTGGCATATATGCAGTAAGCTAGTGCATGAATCAGAAGTGGATTTTCATCACCATATCAATACTTGATAACTTTTGCAATGGAGTCAATTGTGAGTTATGATAATATACATAACTGCTAACCTTTGCATTCAGCCTGGGAAAAAAGGTAGATTGCAGGAGGTTGACTccctgaaaagtagatctttgagcaaaaaaaagtttgaacaccccTGTCTTGAGACATTATACATAACAGCACATGTTCGCATATTGCTAAAACAGGGTTTTGCTTTTTAAAGGCAATGAAAGAATTTCTCTGTACAATATGAATCGTTAAACTATATATCATAATATTGTTAACCAGATGTTTATTCTTGTTGCCTTGTCTAGATATTCTACAAGGCAACTTCAAACCAGACTACTATTTGAAGCACATTCAGAAGGATTTAAGGCTAGCCATTTCCATGGGAGATATGGCGAACCACCCCACCCCGATGGCAGCAGCTGCAAATGAGGTAAATCTTTTTGAGGTGTCTAGATGGTACCAAGACTTGATTTTGTATGTATTCCTGTTTACACTCCCTTATTCTGAATTATTCTAAATTGCCGAATAAGTATAAGGTTCATTCAATAAATGAGTTAAATCATTTGGTATCAGGACTTTACTTTTTCATAATGTTTCCCATTTATGTGTGCACTAGCTAccatatttcctaaaatatgtaaaaattaaaaataaatataaatggattgaTCTCAAGTCTTTTACTACAATTGACTTCTTAGTCGAACTCCATGCCATTTGTGAACGCTTTCCTGGGACCAAAGCAGTAAATGGTCTTTTTAAGGGGAGATGAGGGAGAAGTTACCAGGCCCATCCTTAACACCGCTCCGTCTTTCTTAAAACTAT
Coding sequences within it:
- the glyr1 gene encoding cytokine-like nuclear factor N-PAC isoform X3 gives rise to the protein MATVHLRIGDLVWGKLGRYPPWPGKIVSPPKDLKKPRGKKCHFVKFFGTEDHAWIKVEQLKPYHAHKEEMIKINKGKRFQQAVDAVEDFLKKSKGKEQNIEGKGDSKGKKTPKKPLKILDEDDEDLSALRDPSEKPKNDQPAAFSGVLSHRAWHSPASSMEPISKRLKIIEEESASTSIQAADSTAINGSITPTDKRIGFLGLGLMGSGIVSNLLKMGHVVTVWNRTAEKCDLFIQEGARLGRTPAEVVSMCDITFSCVSDPKAAKDLVMGPSGVLQGIRPGKCYVEMSTVDPQTITELSQVITSRGGRFLESPVAGSQQLSNDGMLVILAAGDRTVYEDCSSCFQAMGKTSFFLGEAGNAAKMMLILNMVQGSFMATIAEGLTLAQATGQSQQTFLDILCQGQMASTFVDQKCQNILQGNFKPDYYLKHIQKDLRLAISMGDMANHPTPMAAAANEVYKRAKALDQSDNDISAVYRAYIH
- the glyr1 gene encoding cytokine-like nuclear factor N-PAC isoform X2, with protein sequence MATVHLRIGDLVWGKLGRYPPWPGKIVSPPKDLKKPRGKKCHFVKFFGTEDHAWIKVEQLKPYHAHKEEMIKINKGKRFQQAVDAVEDFLKKSKGKEQNIEGKGDSKGKKTPKKPLKILDEDDEDLSALRDPSEKPVKDDPHFHHFLLSQSEKPKNDQPAAFSGVLSHRAWHSPASSMEPISKRLKIIEEESASTSIQAADSTAINGSITPTDKRIGFLGLGLMGSGIVSNLLKMGHVVTVWNRTAEKCDLFIQEGARLGRTPAEVVSMCDITFSCVSDPKAAKDLVMGPSGVLQGIRPGKCYVEMSTVDPQTITELSQVITSRGGRFLESPVAGSQQLSNDGMLVILAAGDRTVYEDCSSCFQAMGKTSFFLGEAGNAAKMMLILNMVQGSFMATIAEGLTLAQATGQSQQTFLDILCQGQMASTFVDQKCQNILQGNFKPDYYLKHIQKDLRLAISMGDMANHPTPMAAAANEVYKRAKALDQSDNDISAVYRAYIH
- the glyr1 gene encoding cytokine-like nuclear factor N-PAC isoform X1, producing the protein MATVHLRIGDLVWGKLGRYPPWPGKIVSPPKDLKKPRGKKCHFVKFFGTEDHAWIKVEQLKPYHAHKEEMIKINKGKRFQQAVDAVEDFLKKSKGKEQNIEGKGDSKGKKTPKKPLKILDEDDEDLSALRDPSEKDLTDSDPEPSTIERLGAVPGFKWESSPVKDDPHFHHFLLSQSEKPKNDQPAAFSGVLSHRAWHSPASSMEPISKRLKIIEEESASTSIQAADSTAINGSITPTDKRIGFLGLGLMGSGIVSNLLKMGHVVTVWNRTAEKCDLFIQEGARLGRTPAEVVSMCDITFSCVSDPKAAKDLVMGPSGVLQGIRPGKCYVEMSTVDPQTITELSQVITSRGGRFLESPVAGSQQLSNDGMLVILAAGDRTVYEDCSSCFQAMGKTSFFLGEAGNAAKMMLILNMVQGSFMATIAEGLTLAQATGQSQQTFLDILCQGQMASTFVDQKCQNILQGNFKPDYYLKHIQKDLRLAISMGDMANHPTPMAAAANEVYKRAKALDQSDNDISAVYRAYIH